The following are encoded together in the Mumia sp. Pv4-285 genome:
- a CDS encoding heme ABC transporter ATP-binding protein, which produces MSPRATLQVIGACVEYGPASILRDVDLDVRPGELLVLVGPNGAGKSTLLGVLAGDIALTRGRALIDGEPIRSRRAGELARRRSVLLQEHRLSFPFTVTEVVAMGRAPWHGRDESDADEAVIADAMRRTDIDHLSERRFPTLSGGEKGRASFARVMAQEAPIVLLDEPTAALDIAHQEALLTEARRLAREGRAVVAVLHDLSLAAAYADRVCVLAGGQVRADGSPEDVLRPELLSDVYGHPVDVFTHPRTGDLIVSPVRTPVEEVAR; this is translated from the coding sequence ATGAGCCCCCGCGCCACGCTGCAGGTGATCGGCGCGTGCGTCGAGTACGGGCCCGCGTCGATCCTGCGCGACGTCGACCTCGACGTCCGACCCGGCGAGCTCCTGGTCCTGGTCGGCCCCAACGGTGCAGGCAAGTCCACGCTCCTCGGTGTGCTGGCCGGTGACATCGCGCTCACGCGCGGCCGCGCGCTGATCGACGGCGAGCCGATCAGGTCACGACGCGCAGGTGAGCTCGCCCGTCGCCGGTCGGTGCTGCTCCAGGAGCACCGGCTGTCGTTCCCGTTCACGGTGACCGAGGTGGTCGCGATGGGTCGTGCGCCGTGGCACGGCCGTGACGAGTCCGACGCGGACGAGGCCGTGATCGCCGACGCGATGCGCCGTACCGACATCGACCACCTCTCCGAGCGCCGCTTCCCGACCCTGTCCGGGGGCGAGAAGGGCCGGGCGAGCTTCGCGCGCGTCATGGCGCAGGAGGCTCCGATCGTGCTCCTCGACGAGCCGACGGCCGCCCTCGACATCGCCCACCAGGAGGCGCTGCTCACGGAGGCACGCCGACTCGCCCGAGAAGGACGCGCGGTGGTCGCGGTCCTGCACGATCTTTCGCTCGCCGCCGCGTACGCCGACCGCGTCTGCGTCCTCGCCGGCGGCCAGGTCCGCGCCGACGGGTCCCCGGAGGACGTCCTCCGGCCCGAGCTGCTCTCCGACGTCTACGGCCACCCCGTCGACGTGTTCACCCACCCTCGTACCGGAGACCTGATCGTCTCCCCGGTACGCACTCCCGTCGAGGAGGTCGCACGATGA
- a CDS encoding FecCD family ABC transporter permease: protein MTVVDPTISARFRLSATVVLFSGLSVALVFLAVVSAGTGQLSIPPAEVLGSFLHEIGIDVGPLPAHPSGDAALWSIRFPRVAMAMIVGAALAAAGALMQGVFGNPLAEPGVIGVSSGAAVAAAGAMVFGWTALGTWTVPSLAFVGGLITTVAVYLLSRSDGRTEVVTLVLTGIAVNAVTGALLALMMFLADQQAREEIVFWQLGSLNGTRWQYVWVVAPLAFVGIVGCFVLSRKLDLLALGDRAARHLGVDVERLRMVAITLVALLTAAAVAFCGIIAFVGLVVPHLMRMVVGPGHRLLMPASVLGGAVLLLAADLVARTAVPYAELPIGMLTSLIGGPMFFWLLRRTRRTAGGWA, encoded by the coding sequence ATGACCGTCGTCGACCCCACGATCTCCGCGCGCTTCCGCCTGAGCGCCACGGTCGTCCTCTTCAGCGGGCTCTCGGTCGCGCTCGTCTTCCTCGCCGTGGTCTCGGCCGGCACCGGCCAGCTCTCGATCCCACCGGCCGAGGTCCTCGGATCGTTCCTGCACGAGATCGGCATCGACGTCGGTCCCCTGCCCGCGCACCCCAGCGGCGACGCCGCGCTGTGGAGCATCCGGTTCCCCCGTGTGGCCATGGCGATGATCGTCGGGGCTGCGCTCGCCGCGGCCGGCGCCCTGATGCAGGGCGTGTTCGGCAACCCGCTGGCCGAGCCCGGCGTCATCGGTGTCTCGTCGGGTGCCGCGGTGGCGGCCGCGGGCGCGATGGTCTTCGGCTGGACCGCGCTCGGCACCTGGACGGTCCCCTCGCTCGCCTTCGTCGGCGGCCTCATCACCACCGTGGCCGTCTACCTCCTGTCGCGGTCGGACGGCCGTACGGAGGTCGTCACCCTCGTCCTCACCGGCATCGCGGTCAACGCGGTGACCGGCGCCCTGCTCGCGCTGATGATGTTCCTCGCCGACCAGCAGGCCCGCGAGGAGATCGTGTTCTGGCAGCTCGGAAGCCTCAACGGCACGCGCTGGCAGTACGTGTGGGTGGTCGCTCCGCTCGCGTTCGTCGGCATCGTCGGCTGCTTCGTCCTCAGCCGCAAACTCGACCTCCTCGCCCTCGGCGACCGTGCCGCGAGGCACCTCGGTGTCGACGTCGAGCGGCTGCGGATGGTGGCGATCACGCTGGTCGCGCTGCTCACCGCCGCAGCGGTCGCGTTCTGCGGCATCATCGCCTTCGTCGGCCTGGTCGTCCCGCACCTGATGCGCATGGTCGTCGGGCCGGGCCACCGCCTGCTGATGCCGGCCAGCGTCCTCGGCGGCGCGGTCCTGCTGCTCGCCGCCGACCTCGTCGCCCGTACGGCGGTGCCGTACGCCGAGCTCCCGATCGGCATGCTGACCTCCCTCATCGGCGGCCCGATGTTCTTCTGGCTGCTGCGCCGGACCCGACGTACGGCGGGAGGCTGGGCATGA